Proteins from a single region of Streptomyces vinaceus:
- a CDS encoding DUF5304 domain-containing protein has protein sequence MSEATDRPTDDAWAKACAEDLAAEQERRRAREGAGDAGGGAGTGTAAEELFKLFEAVADKVSALNNPLLGAAAQGAVRQFVNQAKAAAKPVVERNPEVFDHLAAAGSELLAAYRSAVEGHERRWTRDEPAPGTPPDRPSGDHTDPRDEGGGGPTQRIDLD, from the coding sequence ATGAGCGAGGCCACCGACCGTCCCACCGACGACGCCTGGGCCAAGGCCTGCGCCGAGGACCTCGCCGCGGAGCAGGAGCGCCGCCGGGCCCGCGAGGGCGCGGGCGACGCCGGCGGCGGAGCCGGTACCGGGACCGCCGCCGAAGAGCTGTTCAAACTGTTCGAGGCCGTCGCCGACAAGGTGTCCGCGCTGAACAACCCGCTGCTCGGCGCCGCCGCCCAGGGCGCCGTACGCCAGTTCGTCAATCAGGCGAAGGCCGCCGCCAAGCCCGTCGTCGAGCGCAACCCCGAGGTCTTCGACCACCTCGCGGCCGCCGGCTCCGAGCTGCTCGCCGCGTACCGCTCGGCCGTCGAGGGCCACGAGCGGCGCTGGACCCGCGACGAGCCCGCGCCCGGCACTCCCCCGGACCGTCCCTCCGGCGACCACACCGACCCGCGCGACGAGGGTGGCGGCGGTCCCACCCAGCGGATCGATCTCGACTGA
- a CDS encoding ROK family glucokinase translates to MGLTIGVDIGGTKIAAGVVDEEGTILETYKVPTPPTADGVTDAICAAVSEVSSSHSIEAVGIGAAGYVDDKRATVLFAPNINWRHEPLKDKVEQRIGLPVVVENDANCAAWGEYRFGAGQGHEDVICITLGTGLGGGIIIGNKLRRGRFGVAAEFGHIRVVPDGLLCGCGSQGCWEQYASGRALVRYAKQRANATPENAVALLALGDGTPEGIEGRHISEAARAGDLVAVDAFRELARWAGAGLADLASLFDPSAFIVGGGVSDEGDLVLDPIRKSFKRWLVGGAWRPHAQVLAAQLGGKAGLVGAADLARQG, encoded by the coding sequence ATGGGACTCACCATCGGCGTCGACATCGGCGGCACGAAGATCGCGGCCGGCGTGGTCGACGAAGAGGGCACCATCCTTGAGACGTACAAGGTGCCCACCCCGCCGACCGCGGACGGCGTGACGGACGCGATCTGCGCCGCAGTGTCCGAAGTCAGCAGCAGCCACAGCATCGAGGCCGTCGGCATCGGCGCCGCCGGATACGTGGACGACAAGCGCGCGACCGTCCTCTTCGCACCGAACATCAACTGGCGCCACGAGCCGCTCAAGGACAAGGTGGAGCAGCGCATCGGCCTGCCGGTCGTCGTCGAGAACGACGCCAACTGCGCCGCCTGGGGCGAGTACCGCTTCGGCGCCGGCCAGGGCCACGAGGACGTCATCTGCATCACGCTCGGCACGGGCCTGGGCGGCGGCATCATCATCGGCAACAAGCTGCGCCGCGGACGCTTCGGCGTGGCCGCCGAGTTCGGGCACATCCGGGTGGTCCCGGACGGCCTGCTGTGCGGGTGCGGCAGCCAGGGCTGCTGGGAGCAGTACGCCTCCGGCCGCGCGCTCGTCCGGTACGCGAAGCAGCGCGCCAACGCCACCCCCGAGAACGCGGTGGCGCTGCTCGCGCTCGGCGACGGCACCCCCGAGGGCATCGAGGGCAGGCACATCAGCGAGGCCGCGCGGGCCGGTGACCTGGTGGCCGTCGACGCCTTCCGCGAGCTGGCCCGCTGGGCGGGCGCCGGTCTGGCCGACCTGGCCTCGCTCTTCGACCCGTCGGCGTTCATCGTCGGCGGCGGGGTCTCGGACGAGGGCGACCTCGTCCTCGACCCGATCCGCAAGTCCTTCAAGCGCTGGCTGGTCGGCGGCGCCTGGCGCCCGCACGCCCAGGTGCTGGCCGCGCAGCTCGGCGGCAAGGCCGGGCTCGTCGGCGCGGCGGACCTGGCCCGCCAGGGCTGA
- a CDS encoding endonuclease/exonuclease/phosphatase family protein translates to MLRCMLPNSVTEPDGSAVIRALSYNVRSMRDDEEALARVIRACAPDLVFVQEAPRFFRWRKHAARLAAKTDLVVLSGGATAAGPLLLCSLRAFVERTEDVLLPRTPGLHRRGFATAVVRFGAARVGVVSAHLSLDRAERAAQAGLLAQRAASLGAPHAIVAADVNEAPGGPAYGRLTESLRDCWTVSPWGGERTFPAAAPDRRIDAVFASPGVEVLACGVPEGLPGVTPRDLHAATDHLPVLAALRLPAQAGV, encoded by the coding sequence ATGTTGCGGTGCATGCTGCCGAACTCTGTGACGGAACCCGACGGTTCCGCGGTGATCCGAGCCCTCAGCTACAACGTCCGCTCGATGCGCGACGACGAGGAAGCCCTGGCCCGGGTGATCCGCGCCTGCGCCCCCGACCTGGTGTTCGTCCAGGAGGCCCCGCGGTTCTTCCGCTGGCGCAAGCACGCGGCGCGGCTGGCCGCGAAGACCGACCTGGTGGTGCTGAGCGGGGGCGCCACGGCCGCGGGCCCGCTGCTCCTGTGCTCCCTACGGGCCTTCGTGGAACGGACCGAGGACGTCCTGCTCCCGCGGACCCCGGGCCTGCACCGGAGGGGCTTCGCTACGGCGGTGGTCCGGTTCGGGGCCGCACGGGTCGGGGTCGTCAGCGCCCACCTGTCCCTGGACCGGGCGGAGCGGGCCGCCCAGGCGGGACTGCTCGCCCAGCGGGCGGCGTCGCTGGGGGCGCCGCACGCGATCGTGGCGGCGGACGTGAACGAGGCCCCCGGCGGGCCGGCCTACGGGCGCCTCACCGAGAGCCTGCGCGACTGCTGGACGGTGTCCCCGTGGGGCGGCGAGCGTACCTTCCCGGCGGCGGCGCCGGACCGGCGGATCGACGCCGTCTTCGCCTCGCCGGGGGTGGAGGTGCTGGCCTGCGGCGTTCCCGAGGGCCTGCCCGGAGTCACCCCCCGGGACCTGCACGCCGCCACCGACCACCTCCCGGTGCTGGCCGCCCTCCGCCTCCCGGCACAGGCCGGCGTCTGA
- a CDS encoding alpha/beta hydrolase — MPVLPGAEPFRHEGGEVGVLLCHGFTSTAQSMRPWAEYLAEQGLTVSVPLLPGHGTRWQDMQLTGWQDWYAEVDRALRELLERCAQVFVFGLSMGGALTLRLAARHGDAVRGIVLVNPVNKINDPMAFALPVAQHFLRSTPGIASDIAKPGVSEIGYTRVPTRAAASLRQFLKLVDSELPQVTQPVLLLHSVQDHVVNPADSARILARISSTDVTETLLEQSYHVATLDHDAERIFADSFAFVGRLAESVGREGAASGG, encoded by the coding sequence GTGCCCGTCCTCCCTGGAGCCGAGCCGTTCCGCCACGAGGGCGGAGAGGTCGGTGTCCTCCTCTGCCACGGCTTCACCAGTACCGCTCAGTCCATGCGCCCGTGGGCGGAGTACCTGGCCGAGCAGGGTCTGACGGTTTCCGTGCCGCTGCTGCCCGGGCACGGGACGCGGTGGCAGGACATGCAGCTCACCGGCTGGCAGGACTGGTACGCCGAGGTGGACCGGGCGCTGCGGGAGCTGCTGGAGCGGTGCGCGCAGGTGTTCGTCTTCGGGCTGTCGATGGGCGGGGCGCTGACGCTGCGGCTGGCGGCCCGGCACGGGGACGCGGTGCGCGGCATCGTCCTGGTCAACCCGGTCAACAAGATCAACGACCCGATGGCCTTCGCGCTTCCGGTCGCGCAGCACTTCCTGCGGTCCACCCCGGGCATCGCGAGCGACATCGCCAAGCCGGGCGTCTCCGAGATCGGCTACACCCGGGTCCCGACCCGGGCGGCGGCCTCGCTGCGGCAGTTCCTGAAGCTGGTCGACTCCGAGCTCCCGCAGGTCACGCAGCCGGTGCTGCTGCTGCACAGCGTGCAGGACCACGTCGTGAACCCGGCCGACTCGGCGCGGATCCTCGCGCGGATCTCGTCGACGGACGTCACCGAGACCCTGCTGGAACAGAGCTACCACGTCGCGACGTTGGACCATGACGCGGAGCGGATCTTCGCGGACAGTTTTGCGTTCGTCGGACGGCTCGCGGAGAGCGTCGGCAGGGAGGGGGCGGCCAGCGGTGGCTGA
- a CDS encoding lysophospholipid acyltransferase family protein, producing MKFSIGGSLKLAFRPWVEGLENIPAEGPAILASNHLSFSDSFFLPAVLDRKVTFIAKAEYFTSPGVKGKLTAAFFKGVGQLPVDRSGARGAGEAAVKSGVEVIERGELFGIYPEGTRSPDGRLYRGKPGGLARVALATGAPVIPVAMIDTEKIQPPGKVVPKLMRPGIRIGKPLDFSRYQGMDGDRFILRSVTDEVMYEIMKLSGQEYVDIYATAAKRQIADAEKAEKAAKASAEKNAGKSAEKAAE from the coding sequence ATGAAGTTCTCCATCGGGGGGTCCCTGAAGCTCGCCTTCAGGCCGTGGGTGGAGGGCCTCGAGAACATTCCCGCCGAGGGGCCGGCGATCCTCGCGAGCAACCACCTGTCCTTCTCGGACTCCTTCTTCCTGCCGGCCGTGCTGGACCGCAAGGTCACCTTCATCGCGAAGGCGGAGTACTTCACCTCCCCGGGCGTCAAGGGCAAGCTGACGGCCGCGTTCTTCAAGGGCGTCGGCCAGCTCCCCGTGGACCGCTCCGGCGCGCGCGGCGCGGGCGAAGCGGCGGTCAAGAGCGGTGTCGAGGTCATCGAGCGCGGGGAGCTGTTCGGTATCTACCCGGAGGGGACCCGGTCACCCGACGGCCGCCTCTACCGCGGCAAGCCGGGCGGCCTGGCCCGCGTGGCCCTGGCCACCGGGGCGCCGGTGATCCCCGTCGCGATGATCGACACCGAGAAGATCCAGCCCCCCGGCAAGGTCGTCCCCAAGCTGATGCGCCCCGGCATCCGCATCGGCAAGCCGCTGGACTTCAGCCGCTACCAGGGCATGGACGGGGACCGCTTCATCCTGCGCTCGGTGACCGACGAGGTCATGTACGAGATCATGAAGCTGTCCGGCCAGGAGTACGTCGACATCTACGCGACGGCCGCCAAGCGCCAGATCGCCGACGCGGAGAAGGCCGAGAAGGCCGCGAAGGCCTCCGCCGAGAAGAACGCCGGCAAGAGCGCCGAGAAGGCCGCGGAGTAG
- the macS gene encoding MacS family sensor histidine kinase codes for MAKRERVVRMSVEQPLWRALTAYRLLTMVYAVLLFASAYRDFDRPWIAAGYLAVLSGWTLATRRRVANAASCTKRFLGADLTVALVGVLLTPLADTHERIAAGGPTLPSIWTAGSVLAFAIKGGWRWAGFASTFVAVANIVVHGGRPTRDTLHNVLLVWVASIAIGYVVEVARASEATLARALEIEAATRERERLARDIHDGVLQVLAMVQRRGTELGGEAAELGRMAGEQEVALRTLVSSGLVPTSRICRDESLGALVDAYEVEEPGGDGGELDLRSLLAPHAGSRVSFAEPGTPVPLPVPAAKELAAAVGAALDNVRKHAGEGARAWILVEDWGDEVIVTVRDDGPGIPAGRLDQAVGEGRMGVALSIRGRLRDLGGSAELVSVPGQGTEVELKVPRGRTQ; via the coding sequence ATGGCGAAACGCGAGCGCGTCGTGCGCATGTCGGTCGAGCAGCCGCTGTGGCGGGCTCTGACCGCCTACCGGCTGCTCACCATGGTCTACGCGGTCCTGCTGTTCGCCTCGGCGTACAGGGACTTCGACCGGCCCTGGATCGCGGCCGGCTACCTCGCCGTACTCTCCGGCTGGACCCTGGCCACCCGCCGCCGGGTGGCGAACGCCGCCAGCTGCACCAAGCGGTTCCTCGGCGCCGACCTCACCGTCGCGCTCGTCGGCGTCCTGCTCACCCCGCTCGCGGACACCCACGAGCGGATCGCCGCGGGCGGCCCCACGCTCCCCTCCATCTGGACGGCGGGCTCCGTCCTCGCCTTCGCCATCAAGGGCGGCTGGCGCTGGGCCGGCTTCGCCTCCACCTTCGTGGCCGTGGCCAACATCGTCGTCCACGGTGGCCGGCCCACCCGCGACACCCTGCACAACGTGCTGCTGGTCTGGGTCGCCTCCATCGCCATCGGATACGTCGTCGAGGTCGCCCGGGCCAGTGAGGCCACCCTGGCCCGCGCCCTGGAGATCGAGGCCGCGACCCGCGAGCGCGAGCGGCTCGCCCGCGACATCCACGACGGGGTCCTCCAGGTCCTCGCCATGGTCCAGCGGCGCGGCACCGAGCTGGGCGGCGAGGCCGCCGAGCTCGGCCGGATGGCCGGGGAACAGGAGGTGGCACTGCGCACCCTGGTCTCCAGCGGGCTGGTGCCCACCTCCCGGATCTGCCGTGACGAGTCGCTCGGCGCCCTGGTGGACGCGTACGAGGTGGAGGAGCCCGGCGGCGACGGGGGCGAGCTGGACCTGCGGAGCCTGCTGGCCCCGCACGCCGGATCCCGGGTCAGCTTCGCCGAGCCGGGCACGCCCGTACCGCTGCCGGTGCCGGCGGCGAAGGAGCTGGCCGCGGCCGTCGGGGCGGCCCTGGACAATGTGCGCAAGCACGCCGGCGAGGGGGCCAGGGCCTGGATCCTGGTCGAGGACTGGGGTGACGAGGTGATCGTGACCGTCCGGGACGACGGTCCGGGCATCCCGGCCGGCCGCCTCGACCAGGCCGTGGGCGAGGGCCGGATGGGCGTGGCCCTGTCCATCCGCGGCCGGCTGCGGGACCTCGGCGGCAGCGCCGAGCTGGTGTCCGTCCCCGGGCAGGGCACCGAAGTGGAACTGAAAGTACCGAGGGGGAGGACCCAGTGA
- a CDS encoding response regulator, with amino-acid sequence MVVDDHPMWRDAVARDLAAAGFDVVATAGDGPEAVRRAVPAAPHVLVLDLNLPGMPGVQVCKELVGANPALRVLVLSASGEHADVLEAVKSGATGYLLKSAGAQELIDAVRRTAAGDPVFTPGLAGLVLGEYRRLATDPAPAAPDEPKAPQLTDRETEVLRLVAKGLSYKQIAERLVISHRTVQNHVQNTLGKLQLHNRVELVRYAIERGLDDA; translated from the coding sequence ATGGTCGTCGACGACCACCCGATGTGGCGGGACGCGGTCGCCCGCGACCTCGCCGCCGCCGGCTTCGACGTGGTCGCCACGGCCGGCGACGGCCCCGAGGCCGTCCGCCGGGCCGTGCCCGCCGCCCCCCACGTGCTGGTGCTGGACCTCAACCTGCCCGGCATGCCCGGAGTCCAGGTCTGCAAGGAGCTCGTCGGCGCCAACCCCGCGCTGCGCGTCCTGGTCCTGTCCGCGAGCGGCGAGCACGCCGACGTCCTGGAGGCGGTGAAGTCCGGCGCCACCGGCTACCTGCTGAAGTCCGCGGGGGCCCAGGAGCTGATCGACGCCGTCCGCCGCACCGCCGCCGGCGACCCGGTGTTCACCCCCGGCCTGGCCGGGCTCGTGCTCGGCGAGTACCGGCGCCTGGCCACCGACCCGGCGCCCGCCGCCCCGGACGAGCCGAAGGCCCCCCAGCTGACCGACCGGGAGACCGAGGTGCTGCGGCTGGTGGCCAAGGGGCTCTCGTACAAGCAGATCGCGGAGCGCCTCGTCATCTCGCACCGCACGGTGCAGAACCACGTGCAGAACACCCTCGGCAAGCTCCAGCTGCACAACCGGGTGGAGCTCGTCCGGTACGCGATAGAGCGCGGCCTCGACGACGCCTGA
- a CDS encoding 6-phosphofructokinase: MKVGVLTGGGDCPGLNAVIRAVVRKGTQEYGCEFVGFKDGWRGAVEGDTVPLGIPAVRGILPRGGTILGSSRTNPFKQENGVRRIKENLAKYEVEALVAIGGEDTLGVAAKLYGEYGIPCVGVPKTIDNDLSATDYTFGFDTAVGIATEAIDRLHTTAESHMRVLVVEVMGRHAGWIALHSGLAGGANVILIPEQRFDLDQVCAWVTSRFKASYAPIVVVAEGAMPKDGEMVLKDATTDSFGHVRLSGVGEWLAKEIEARTGKEARTTVLGHIQRGGTPSAFDRWLATRFGLHAIDAVHEGDFGKMVALKGTDIVRVPIADATAKLKTVDPALYQEVGVFFG, translated from the coding sequence ATGAAGGTCGGAGTGCTGACGGGCGGCGGCGACTGCCCCGGTCTCAACGCGGTCATCCGGGCCGTCGTCCGCAAGGGCACCCAGGAGTACGGGTGCGAGTTCGTCGGGTTCAAGGACGGCTGGCGCGGCGCGGTCGAGGGCGACACCGTCCCGCTCGGCATCCCCGCCGTCCGCGGCATCCTGCCGCGCGGCGGCACCATCCTCGGCTCCTCGCGGACCAACCCGTTCAAGCAGGAGAACGGCGTCCGGCGGATCAAGGAGAACCTCGCCAAGTACGAGGTCGAGGCCCTCGTCGCGATCGGCGGCGAGGACACCCTGGGCGTGGCCGCCAAGCTGTACGGGGAGTACGGGATCCCGTGCGTCGGCGTCCCGAAGACCATCGACAACGACCTGTCGGCCACCGACTACACCTTCGGCTTCGACACGGCGGTGGGCATCGCCACGGAGGCCATCGACCGGCTGCACACCACCGCCGAGTCGCACATGCGGGTGCTGGTCGTCGAGGTGATGGGCCGCCACGCCGGCTGGATCGCCCTGCACTCGGGACTGGCCGGCGGCGCCAACGTCATCCTCATCCCGGAGCAGCGCTTCGACCTGGACCAGGTGTGCGCCTGGGTGACCTCCCGGTTCAAGGCGAGCTACGCGCCGATCGTGGTGGTCGCCGAGGGCGCGATGCCCAAGGACGGGGAGATGGTGCTGAAGGACGCGACCACCGACTCGTTCGGGCACGTCCGGCTGTCGGGCGTGGGGGAGTGGCTGGCCAAGGAGATCGAGGCGCGCACCGGCAAGGAGGCCCGGACCACGGTGCTCGGGCACATCCAGCGCGGCGGTACGCCGAGCGCGTTCGACCGGTGGCTCGCCACGCGGTTCGGGCTGCACGCCATCGACGCCGTGCACGAGGGCGACTTCGGGAAGATGGTCGCGCTGAAGGGGACGGACATCGTGCGGGTGCCGATCGCCGACGCGACGGCGAAGCTGAAGACGGTGGACCCCGCGCTGTACCAGGAGGTCGGGGTCTTCTTCGGCTGA